The genome window caccccctgggggcagggagggggcagagttggggtggggacttcggggaaggggttagaatgggggcggggaagggattggaagaggtcgggcggggcctcatggaagggtagagtgggggtggggccgggggcagcaaGGAGGGGGTGTCAGTGTtgcagcccttgggccaatgcactaatcctcatgtggcccttgtggtcatttgagtttgagacccctgagctAGATCGATGGAAGTATCTCCATCACTAGAGGTTAGGTAACTATGATGGTCAGCATTggaggtggatttttcacaacacCAAGCACCATAGCTATGTTAACCTAAATTTTAATTGTAGACCAGGCATGTGTGATCAAGACCTTAAGCAGGCTTACTTACAGATGGCACCATCATTGAGTCAAAAAGGTAGTTCTGCTGCCTAAATCAGGCTGGACTGAACAGCACCCTGCTCTGTGCCGTCTGGAGTGGCCTTCGTTAATTGGTTTAACAATTATATTGTTAATGttttaaatgatatttacatccctaattcAATCTATACTAAAGGGAGTTTGGTTTCCCCACAGGTAGATTGCTGGTAAAAGTAGCTGCTCTGCTTGTTGGGAAATTGTGAATAAAATGAAGCTTTTGGAaactcttgattttaaaatacagtatttttaagGAAGACAGTACTATTAAATCTGCCTGAGAAATTGTACGTAGATATAACTGTTGTTGGGGAAgaattaaaaatccttttcaggATATGTCAGGGGTCTCTCTGACGGTTTGTTTTGTGAGGTGCCTATTAGCTACATTAGGTGAAGGCTGTCAAGTTAAATTGGGCCTATATGGGAAAATGTTTGATTACATAGGCCTGTAGTAACATATATCTACTTTTCCTGGCTACTGGGAAAATTGTGTGATTCTGTTCTCCATCCTGATAACTGGGTGAGTGGTTGCATTACCCAGAAGAATGCAATACTATGTCAGCTTTTCTCCCTTCCTTAGACACATTTACCAACTTCTACATCTCTAAATCAATGTATTCAAGGTCCCAGATGAAGTAGGAAGTATTTGTTTCACTGAATCAACTGTGGGTATAGTGTGAGTAGTACACTAGTGCCACTGGGCAAAGGTTCCATTATGGAGGAGGGGGTTAAAGGTGCAGAATGCAGTACTGACATGTTCTGTCCCCTTTGAGCTATTGTCAATATTTCAGTATAACTTGTCTAAATATCACTTTGGACTGAAATGTGCTGTTACTTTCAGCTATTAAACAAATTGATTAGCTTTTTTTAAGTGTTCATAAATAGAAATTGCAGAGGTTTATGCTGCATTGTCCATTAAGGACTCGGGgctcctgatttttttaaaaatacaaactctACCAACACAAATTTAGAATAACAAGATAGGTTTGACTTCCTCCTCTGAAATTAGGAGTTACTGCAACAGAGAATAAATTACCACAGATTTGACACCCCGCTAGACCGTGAAAGTAGGGCTTCTGCCTAAATCTTGAGGGATGTATCCCCATCAAAACTCTCAATTGCCATGTAGATATACCCCCGCTTTCTGCGGCTCACAAATAATTCATTTCTATATAGGGAGTCTTGTAGTGCAGGATTGAGAAATACATTTGAATTGGATAGCCATAGAACTTTTAATTTAGACATTATTGACTTACTCAGTTCCACACGCACAACTATTGCCTTGAGCACGCCCATGTAAGTGTTCTCTTGGGTGCATCAAGGTTCTTTAAATCTGTTTAATTTCTTGAGCTACTCTTACTAAATATCCTTGTGTTATGGTGGCACCCAGAGGTTCCAGTCAGATTTGTGGCCCTGTTTTGGTTAATGCTGTATAAATTCATAGGCAGTTAGTCtttgccccgaagagcttacaatctaatttgaCATGACACAAATATTACAAATTGGAGAGAAGAGAGAATTTAACTGCATGCACACCTTAATGTTTCAAAATCCTTGATGATTACTCATATAGATGTCTTAATCTCCAGTGGCCCTTTATTGTTGTTGGTTAAGCTTTCATGAAATCTGTTTCATGCTGTGGTGAAGTTGGTTAACATAAAATGACTGTTGCGAATACTACATTGTTACTCGGCCATAAAACAGCAAGAGGTAACTGTGGAAAAACAATTGTTAAATAACATTAGAaatcagaagaaaatgaaaagggaCATCTAAATTGATTTGGGTTAGATGGGTTTAGAAGTCCCTCTAACTTTGACATTGCAAAAATCAGTGCAATTGTTGTAAACTGATCCTAGAGAGTAGTCTTATGTCTTTAGGTAGTGTAGTTCACTACCTACCTttttttatgacttttttttaagaaatgtgtATTATCCTGTTGTAACTCATACTATGGTAATCTAAGTGCAAACAGTCCTCAAATCCTGCTATTGTACTATGTCCAGATACATTAGGCATCTAGTTGTCCAAGCATCAACAGTGAAACCATGTGACAAATTAGGGTCAGGATGTTTGTATTACAAGCTTAATACTAAAACTTGTATATTAATACTATTTTTCTGACAAACTACATGGACCACACTCTGACAGCATCCACAGAAAGGCAAACCAAAATGCTAAATTTAAAGTAACTTCACTTCCATCGAGTGGATTGTAATCAAAACTCGCATCATATAATCTTTGAAGATACCGGATCTATTCCCCTATTGCTATAGTGTTGTGCCATacagtattttttcatgctgtgttcTGTATAACTTTAAATGTTATAAGCAGCAAATCATTGCCAACTACTTCACTGGAAGAGCATTGTGTAATTATTAGGGACTGGGTTCTGATACCCTtcctcatgttgagtagtaccttccTCTGTAAAatgtcccatttacttcaatagggaCAACTGAAGGAATTAAAGTGCTACTCGGAGTGAGTGATggtatcaaaatctggccctttgataTATCCGATTCTGAAACAAGTGCACTGAAAACTGTCCAACAAAGTGGTTAAACAGTCTGTTCTTAGTTTATAGAAATTAGGTGTTCTTGGGGGGACAATTAGAAAACTAACTAGGCAGTCTATGATCAGATGATTGCTAACTGTTTGAATGTCAAAAGGCTAGAGTTTCAAAATTAATCTGGTGGAGTACATGGAAATGATAGGCTTTCTGCTTGCTCCTTTCCATTGCAGGTGGATCTCCTCCACAACCAGTAGTTCCTACACATAAGGATAAAAGTGGTGCTCCCCCTGTTAGAAGTATATATGATGAATTATCTAGTCCAGGACTTGGATCTACACCTCTAACCTCAAGAAAACCAGTAAGTGGTAACCTTAAAGGTTAGTTGCAAAGCTAAACTGAAATTTGAGTTAATCTAGGTAGTGAATGTCTTTACTTCCCAGGTTGGGTGCAGGCATTTGATTCATacaatttttatttcagtgttgaATGCCTCTCATGCTCTGGTTAGTGAGGGGCTTCAGCTCCTGAATCTTAACTTAACTCAATTTTCACTTTAGTCTGGTTGCCAGCTGGTTAGTCTGACAAACAAGCACTGCAACATTAGCATGTATctcctttcattttttccctcttcctccatATGACTTTGGAgggtaaaatataaaaacaaggaATTTCTCTTGAAACAAAACACAGTCAAGTCAGACCAGAAATTACATATCTTTACATGTTTGTCACAGCTTAATTAAGACTTAAAATACAGgaagacaaaatattttaaggtttgtttttttgggggggtatcAATAATGCAACAAAAAGTTAGCGTAAATGAGATGGCAGTATTTTGTCAAAGCATTGGGGGCACTGCCAGCAATAGCAAGTCATCTTCATGCTTTTCAATTAAATTCTATTGAGTGAAATGCCTGGTTAAACTTTCAGTTTCTGATGCTAACAGGCCAGAAGTAAGATTTCAGGGTCAATTCAGTAACCTGTCAGTCAGCCTCTTGGTCCATAATGATAAGAGAGCAAATACTTTCACTGGAAAATTCTCTTCTATTGCTAAAGAGAACTGACTTACTCTGTTGATTGTGTACTTGGTCACGCATAGAACATAGGCATGTTTTCTGGCATAAGGATCTTATAAACTGAAAATTTAGTTATTTTATGAAGGGGAGAAGCCACTAATGTAGACTGAAGGGCTGGAGACTTCATAGAATGCGTACTAGTTCTGTCACTATAGTTAATAGCTCCTGTTAAATTTAAAAGTACTTCTGTTTTCTTAATCGTAttttatatttaagaaaaaacatgCTGCTTTAATGTTGAAAGGGCATTGTTGAAGCCCTTACTTAAAACACTGAAATTTCCTTTTAAGAGACCTAACCTTCTGAATACTCTGTTTCAGTTTggaagggggaaagaagagaatAGCTAGCATAGGGTAAAAGTCGTTCAAGGGTAGGTAATGCAACTGAGAAGTGTTGGTATACCGCAGATGTTGCCAAAGCTTACAACTGagtgaggggaaggggacatAACTAACTTAAAAAACTGATAGACACAAGTGAGGCTTTTCATTTGATATGTTCTTTGTGAATATTTATTAAGCCGTTGTGGTAAGTTATGTTTACTCTTCAAAATAATGAAAGGTCTTTGGGTATAGATGCAAAATACTTATTCATTCTTGGCAAAACATTGCTGACTTTATAGGAAAGCTGACTACTTCAGTAGTTCAGAGGTCCCTAAATCTGTGGTGTGGGTAGATGTCCCTATTGTATGATGATCAGTTGCTGTCTAGATGGCAACAGCCTTCTGAACAAATTTATAAGCAGTATGCTGTTCATAATGTTTCCCCAATGTGAAATAGTTACTAGAGGAGTTCACTGTGTAAAAGAATAGGAGCTGGGTACTTTTAGTCAGAAGACCCATAGGCAATTGCACTTTATTCCACAAGGATAAACAGTGAAGTAAGCTCTTTATCTACCAATTGAGGGTTATTTGGATATACAAGGAATTACTAGGTTATATGAATTTAAACAAATGCCGAAGCAAAATGTTCAGTAACTTTATTGCATGTCAGGATCCAGTTATTGGGTTTGCACAATTGTTTCACTAACTGCAAGCAGAagaatgtttgtttgctttaaattGGTATTGGGACAAAAAtttaaccttttctcctgatTTTTATCAAGTGGGCTAAAACTGGTCTTTCCTGACTATGAAAAGACTGTACCTGCAACTATGACTTGTTACTTTTCTGTATTTTAATGCAGCCCAGCTTTTCTGTAACGCAGAGTCCATTGGTTGGAGCTATGCCAGCAACCCCTGGAACAGGTAGACATCCTGTCAAACTGCTTGCTATACTTTTGTTAGCATGGTAGAGGGCCAACTCTGTCTGAGCTTTCACTTTTTTTGTAAATTGCCTTGCAAATAAGTAGCATTCTTTCCGCTTGCAGCTGATAAATGTGAGCAGGAAAGTACTGCCTTGTTTGTTAGAGTACTGCAGCTAGAACAAGAACAAGGAGCTGCAGTTGTTCATCTGCTCCTTGCAGTAGAACTTCTCCATGCTGTAttgaacacagaggcagaggTGGCTGTTCTTAAGGAATGCTATGGAGGATGACAGATGGTGCCACCATTCTAAAGCCTCCTCATTTCCTTGTATGAACCCAGCGGCTTCTTGTAAAGCTTTTTGTTGGGCTCTTTGTTCCCATAATAGGCTCTGCAGAGTAGTTGtaggatcagaatttggccccattttTAGCAGCAGCAGACAAAGGTGTGGTAAGTAGCTCAGTCACAGAGCTTAGCAACATGTTTGCAAATTTCACTAGTCTGAAGTGTGAATTAATGTTTTACTGTGTTTATGAAAATAAATCAGCTAATTTTTCCTACTAAAATAATCTTCATATCAAATTTATACTCTTAGGTGCCTAGCTTTCTACACTACTCTGACTAGCTTAGTTACAGTAGCAATTCATTGAAACCAATCCTATTTCAATTTAACAGCCATAGGTGTATTTAGTCCTGCAAGTATTGGACAGCCTAGAAAGACTACACTGTCTCCTGCTCAGCTGGATCCTTTCTACACTCAGGGGGATTCCTTAACCTCAGAAGATCATCTTGATGACACCTGGGTAACTGTATTTGGGTGCGTGATCTGCAGCATTTTTCTAAAATCTGATGGCAAAGTCCTTATGCTTGGCTATTCTGTTTGAGTACCAGTACATGGAGATGTACAATCTATACATCACTGAAAAAATGCATGAGTTTTAATTCCTTTAATTTTCTAGACTACAGTACACTGAAATTTAACTTGCTTCTTAGGAAGTGGGTGAGAGTGGGGAGTGCAAGAAGCAGCAATAGGACATTGTGTTGGGGTACTAGCAATCACAGGACTCGATTCTCAAAGCCAGGAGACAGCAAGTGAATACATCTGCTAAATAGTAAAGTGGCTTCCATGGGGAATCTGCATATCATTATCTTCATGCAAGAGTGTAGATGATGGTGAGCCAATAAGATCTAGGACATTCTGGTATCTTAAATACTGTTTCAGAATCAGTGCTTAATGAACAGTTCAGCTGATCTTGCACTTTTGGGAACTCTGCCAAGGATATATTTCAGCAAAACATTATAGAATATTTAGTGTGTTCTATAATAGTCTCTCACTGATCAGCATTTTGAGTATCTTGTCTGTTGCTTTCAGGTTTCCTCAAGCATCTGCTTCATATATTCTACTACAGTTTGCACAGTATGGAAACATATTAAAGCATGTGGTAAGTCTTATGTTGACTTATCTCCTAAAACATATGCTAAGTTGTTCATTCTTCAAATACTAAATTTCACTACTTCCAACCAAAACCGAGACAGATGTCCAATACAGGAAACTGGATGCATATTCGGTATCAGTCCAAACTGCAAGCCCGGAAAGCCTTAAGCAAAGACGGAAGGATTTTTGGTGAATCTATCATGATCGGAGTCAAGCCTTGTATAGATAAAGTAAGTTAGCCATCCATTCTGTGTGGAGTAACAAATTAATTTATAAGGTATCTTTGTTTTGGTCTGTCCCTTGCTTTTCCTCTTCCAGAAGCATGTAcatggatggggatggggggtggggaagggttcATATGTTAAATCAGGTGGCATACATCAGTAGTTTGCAGTAGTAGAGTCCTTTGTTATCTGAGGACTTAACCTGGAAACTATAATGGTGTACAGCAGTGCTGCACCACACTTAAGGCTGTGAAGGGAGTATGCTGGTTCATCTAAAACTGCAGGGGAAATGTAGCTGGGTAGAATGCATTTACCTAAGTTGGAATTTGATTCACTAAGATTAACACTTTGCTAGTTACTAactactacagttagtagttctgcaatttcacatttgagttccttcagaactcttgggtgaataccatctggtcctggtgactgattactgtttagtttatcagtttgttccaaaacctcctctaatgatacctcaatctgggacagttcctcagatttgtcacctaaagagaatggctcaggtttgggaatctcccttatATCCTCAGCTGCgaagactgatacaaagaattcatttagtttctctgtgatggccttatcatccttaagtgctcctttagaatctcgatcatccagtggctccactggttgtttatcaggcttcctgcttctgatgtgtatagaaatttttttgctattactttgagtctttggctagcttaTAGACTTTGGCAAGTATATAGCTCCCCATCCAAATCAGTACAGTGACAACACTTGGTAATTGTCTCCTCTACACTAAGAGGAAAGCATGCCTACCTGTTCGTTTAAAACACCAATTCCTGCAGCACTCTGGTCATCTTGGCAGTCTCATCTATATATTTGCTTGTGCTGACTATGCTGTCAGCTGTAATGCAGTTCAAGTGTGGCTGTAAAACATCTAAAGGGAAGAGGTTAAGCTACGTACCAGACTAAAGAGTGTGAGGGATGAGCAGGGATAAAGTAGGACTGGGGAAATACAATTGAATGGGAGTAAGCAAACAAACGATTCAGCTCGGAAAATCCTGTAAACAGGACTGAGACCTATTCTTGCCCCAGCTCTAATGGGCTGGCTGTCAAGAAGCTTGTCTTGTGTTGCAGAAtcaaaaaataaaagggggggcggggaactTTTGAAAGACAAAATATAAATCTTTGTTCTGGAAAAAGCCATCGGATCACTAACTCTACAGATAACCCGGGATTGTTTGGCAGTAGATTCATGGAAGGATGAAGGGTTGAGGTAACACTACCCAGGTTTGAATCCAAAAATTTAGGTATTTAACGCCCAAGGTTGGACCACTACAAACTTGTTGAGACTTGCTTTTAGTTTATTTATAAATCACTAAAATCATGTTGTCTGTACTGTTTTCAAATTTGGTCATGACATTATCTTGAAGACTAGTAAATCATTAGTTCACCACTAGCTTATACTAGCATCATACAGTTCTTTTAAATAAGCATTTTTCTTACTGCTGCTCTGTGCGCTAATGTTCATCATAGAACATGTACTGGTAGTTCTGTGTCTGCTATACTGTGTAAATATCTTACATACTCTTCATTGAATACATAGTGGAAACTTTATTAGAGTCCTGGTGCATCTTGAGCTACTGGGATATTACTTTTTGTCAAATCAAATCCAGTTACTGCAGTAACTGGAATTAAACTGATATGCACCTAGTATTTGCTTccaatttattaaaatttaaatagcctattttccccccctctttcaAGAGTGTGATGGAAAGTTTTGACAGAGGCTCTGCATCCTCCATGTCTTCAGTCTTCACGCCACCGACAAAAAACACGCCACCGATGCAGCCTGCAAGTACTCCAAGGATTTCTACAATGAGACCTCTTGCAACAGCATATAAAGCTTCCACTAGTGACTATCAGGTATTTTGAGAAGGTAGAGAGCGAGAAAGGTTACCAAATACTTAAGCAGATTTCCAAAAAAGGAATTTGTATTCTTCTTGACTTTCTCAAAGTAAACTGCAAAAGAAACGCTGAATGCATATTTGTACTTTCTGTGCTGAGTAGTGGGGACATCAGCACATTGTTCTAGACTTAACTCATTTTTCATCTCTACCTGTAGTTTGCTCCTTTCCCACTTGTCAAGGCAGTTTTTTCAAACTTGCCGACATAGCCTATCCATCTGTCAAAAAGCTTTCAGAGTGACTTTTTTAGAAAGCCAGTTTCTTACCTCATCTGTCCATTCCAAGAAGTTGAATTTGTGTTGAGATGCCCATTTTTACAGTCATAGTAATTCTAAGAGCTGGGGTGTGTAAATAGAATGAATGCATGCTGGCTGaccaagtgttttttttttttgttctaggTGGTTTCTGACAGACAAACCCCAAGGAAAGATGAAAGTATTGTATCTAAAGCTATGGAATACATGTTTGGCTGGTAGCAAGCAATGGAAAGTATTACACTAAAACACAGTTAGGGCTACAAATAAACTGCCAGCTTCCTGGTTAGTTGTATAACCACTCATAGCAGTATTTCAGCTTCCCTTCACACCAGATATGCCTTCTGAGAGGAGAATTCAGCAGACATTGTTTGCACTTTAAATGATGGCAATGTACACAGCGTTTTAAGATGTTAATCTTAAACTAATCAGTGTAAATACAAGTGGTCTCGTGCTCTTTGTTCTCTAGTGATTGCATGACTTCAGGAAAAAAGTCAGTACTGATTTGCTATACGTTATGGAATTGTGTTAATTATACTTTCCAGTAAAGTGAGAATGTATAAATGATAACTCAGTTCACTGTTTCCCAATAATGTAACAATGTTTCTTAATCTTTTCTGGAAAGATGGtaagtttttttttctgtaggaTGAACACTATGTATTCTAGTAAAATAACGGATTTTTCTTGGGctatcaattttaaaatgaatgttttaaattttaatttggaTGCTGTTTAATACTTCTCTGTTTACATAAAGTTCATCTTGGAGTCCCATTCTAAATTTTCATAACAGCCTTTTAAACTTTTTAACTTAAATTTTCTTAATAAAATTTAAGAGTTTGCAAAGTTGAGTTCTTTTTAAAAGCTTGAGTGACCCATGTGTTCATGAACTTCCCATTTGTCTCACAGGCGTATTGCATGTACCACCTGAACTTACACAGCACTGTCGGGTTCAGGTAGCCAGTCAAACAAAATGGGTGGATTTAATTTGCATAAATTGGAATGGTAATACTATTAAGATTTAAATTTGGACGTACTAAGAAGCTAACATAGTAGTGCACTGTGCCACTTATCAATACCTTATGCTTTATTTAGAAAAGGTCAAAAATATGCGACACAAACTTGTATGTTTCACCAGGACTAAAATACATCCTCCACTTAAGTGCACAGGACATGCCTGCTTTTAAGCATGTTCAGCACACTACAGTTTGAAACAAGCAGTTAAAAATATCTAATTGCAATTGCAAGTGGAAAAAAATGGCTAAACTGTAACTTGGCCAGAACAAAGACTAAGCTAATTGCTGCAAGGGGCCAGAGCCTTTTACATCATAAGACTTTCTAATGAAGAAGCTATTTCTGCTGTGTTGGCAGAATAGTGAATCAAAGGGTAGTGTCTCATCTTTTGAATTACCAACCTACTCTCCTTCAGTACCCAGGACTTTCCTGAAAGGTGGCCTATCCGGGACTGAGGAGGCTTCATCCTATATTATGTGAGATGGCTAAatacagctgattttttttttttttcccccatgtataCTCAAAGGGAAAAATCTTGCCTCCGTACACTACTATCCCTACATCCTTGTTTCTAGTGTCTTCCTCCAACTCAAGCTATTTGACAATATCACATTTTGACACACACAGTTACAAACTTCATCCTGACTCTGCAAATTTCCCTTTCTCAAGGTACCTGAGAGGAAACTTCTCTCCCCTCAATAAGCTTAATGTATTTCAATTAGTGTTGGGCTCTAGTAATAACTCCTCAGAATTCAGTTCTACAGCTGATGGCAACCCCTTCGCTCATATGATTCAAGAGGGACATTTCCGTAGCTTGGGGCAGCATGTGGCTCAGTGCACCACTGATATTCGTATCCCAGCAGTTTGTACTTGGTTCCAGAGTATATCAAAGAAGGTGCATGTGTCTTTACTCCCAAATAGAAACCAACTATACCTGGTACATCCTAGATCTTATGCAACGTGGGGAACATAACAGTGTGGAACATGCGCAGCCTTAAGCGTTGTCTAAATATGTATTGCACCAGTTTAAGATAAATTGGCTTTTAAACTGACTTAAACCAGTGAAAAACCCAGCACAGACACTATTGGTTTAAGAGTAGCTAATGGTGGTTTAGCTTCAGCTTGTTCTTAATTGACTCAGGCTAATTTGATATGAAGTGCCCACATAGCTTTGTTCACTAGTTTAACTGTATCAGTTTTAAATAACCTTTATACAAGCAGTTTCATCTGCTTAACTAGACCAGCCCTGTGCTCCTTTGGAAACTATTATATTGTGTATAATAGCTGGTGCTTAGTAAAGAGCTGCCCTTTTGTTGGAATCTAAACAGGACAAGCAATCACCTGTTGTCTGTTAATCAGTATGTTGGGTTCCAGTTGCTCCTTAATTGCAGTCCCCAATACACCTGCTCAGAATGCAGTaccctctctctggcctgtgcttccAAACAGCCTGTTAAACAGATGAGCCCATACAGAAAACAGGTAATGACGCTTTTTTCTTACAACTAGCAAATTACAATTTTTCCTCCTATAAGCCGGCATGACTTCCACAGGATTCTTGGTGTATTACTTGTGTTTAGCT of Natator depressus isolate rNatDep1 chromosome 11, rNatDep2.hap1, whole genome shotgun sequence contains these proteins:
- the NUP35 gene encoding nucleoporin NUP35 — encoded protein: MAAFAMELPLAGAEPMTLGSPTSPKPGAGAQFLPGFLMGDLPAPMTPQPRSLSGPSVGVMEMRSPLLAGGSPPQPVVPTHKDKSGAPPVRSIYDELSSPGLGSTPLTSRKPPSFSVTQSPLVGAMPATPGTAIGVFSPASIGQPRKTTLSPAQLDPFYTQGDSLTSEDHLDDTWVTVFGFPQASASYILLQFAQYGNILKHVMSNTGNWMHIRYQSKLQARKALSKDGRIFGESIMIGVKPCIDKSVMESFDRGSASSMSSVFTPPTKNTPPMQPASTPRISTMRPLATAYKASTSDYQVVSDRQTPRKDESIVSKAMEYMFGW